The following are encoded together in the Diachasmimorpha longicaudata isolate KC_UGA_2023 chromosome 3, iyDiaLong2, whole genome shotgun sequence genome:
- the LOC135160222 gene encoding uncharacterized protein LOC135160222: MKWCCISSTIAARIIAMVGLATTILMINVLVSDYFSRSEEEFFEAIKMWAMVGLHWTEIVMITQIANQAGIILLLFLGYSVLSLICSSFLAFGTVYRHPKCTIPWLHLQLISVLDQTVALTFHILYAPKPLPGSNPEPFNWNVLASSIYLLITIYFWVTVYAAREDWTFHVRPASHVVYYQASDNNPEIDSNVPKSPSYTGHLNAHECEAHTSAHIDVEQ; this comes from the exons ATGAAGTGGTGCTGCATCAGTAGTACCATAGCAGCGAGGATCATAGCCATGGTGGGACTG GCAACAACGATCCTCATGATAAATGTCTTGgtgagtgattatttttcgagAAGTGAAGAAGAATTCTTTGAGGCAATTAAAATGTGGGCCATGGTAGGCCTTCATTGGACGGAGATCGTCATGATTACTCAAATAGCAAACCAAG CCGGGATCATTCTCCTTCTCTTCCTAGGATATTCAGTGCTATCCCTCATTTGCAGTTCATTTCTTGCATTTGGAACAGTATAC AGACATCCAAAGTGTACTATCCCCTGGCTCCACCTACAACTAATTAGCGTTCTTGATCAGACAGTGGCATTgacttttcacattctctaTGCCCCCAAGCCTTTACCTGGTAGCAATCCTGAGCCATTCAATTGGAACGTACTAGCCTCCAGTATTTATTTAC ttaTTACAATATATTTTTGGGTAACTGTATATGCGGCCCGTGAAGATTGGACTTTTCATGTGCGGCCTGCTTCTCACGTTGTTTATTACCAAGCATCCGATAATAACCCGGAAATAGACTCAAATGTACCCAAGTCTCCCTCGTATACGGGGCATCTTAATGCTCACGAGTGTGAAGCGCACACATCAGCACATATTGACGTAGAACAATAA